The following coding sequences lie in one Benincasa hispida cultivar B227 chromosome 6, ASM972705v1, whole genome shotgun sequence genomic window:
- the LOC120079411 gene encoding putative endo-1,3(4)-beta-glucanase 2: protein MTFHNPPFYNYKILSTNNPSLAMETPKPWLISIFFFFFIILTAFPPAVSGQFLFPQTTSTAVPDPAKFFSPTLLSSPLPTNSFFQNFVLNNGDKPEYIHPYIVRTANSSLSVSYPSRISNSSITQLQFYPDLTISALDRTSPVSNTTHFISSFSDLGVDLDIGDFRFHLVRGSPYLTFSVLKISSVSISTGNGVRSVDSYDDSTKHIIRLNNGRNWVLYSSSAIYLIKSKNNQIVTSGGFSGVIRIAVLPNSAMESGNILDRYSGCYPVSGYVKLSENFGFKYKWQKKGSGGLLMLAHPLHRQILSRNQTVLPNLRYGSIDGDLLGVVGDSWDLNFNPVPITWHSINGIDKKFFPEIVAALKRDVATLNVTELSSTASSYFYAKLLARAARLALIAEEVDNGAGVIPAVVRFLKNGIQPWLIGKFPKNGFLYERKWAGLVTKNGATSTTEDFGFGIYNDHHFHLGYFVYSIAVLAKLDPNWGKQFKPQAYALVYDYMNFRPKKSQFSIPFRNFDFWKLHSWAAGLTEFPDGRNQESTSEAVNAYYAAALMGLAYDDESLTAAGSTLTAAEIAATQTWWHVKSEKNWIYDKGFEEENRVVGILWSAARESRLWFAPAEWRECRVGIQVLPVLPVSERVFSDKGFVKEVVEWVSRALEREDAGEGWKGFAYALEGIYDKKSAIEKVKKLKKHDDGNSLSNLLWWIYSRPEGRG, encoded by the coding sequence ATGACCTTCCACAATCCTCccttttataattataaaatccTCTCCACCAATAATCCCTCACTAGCCATGGAAACGCCTAAGCCATGGCTAatttccatcttcttcttcttcttcattattcTCACTGCATTTCCGCCGGCTGTTTCCGGCCAATTTCTCTTCCCCCAAACCACCTCCACGGCGGTTCCCGACCCCGCCAAATTCTTCTCTCCCACTCTCCTCTCCTCTCCCCTTCCCACTAATTCCTTCTTCCAGAACTTTGTCCTCAACAATGGCGATAAGCCGGAATATATTCATCCGTATATCGTCAGAACGGCAAATTCTTCGCTCTCTGTTTCATACCCATCTCGTATTTCCAATTCTTCAATCACCCAGTTGCAGTTCTACCCCGATCTCACCATTTCTGCACTCGACAGAACTTCCCCCGTTTCTAACACAACCCATTTCATCTCGTCCTTCAGCGATCTCGGTGTTGATTTGGACATTGGCGATTTCAGATTCCATCTTGTTCGTGGAAGTCCTTATTTGACTTTCTCTGTTCTGAAAATCTCCTCTGTTTCGATCTCAACCGGCAATGGCGTCCGGTCTGTTGATTCTTATGACGATTCTACAAAACATATCATTCGGTTGAACAATGGACGgaattgggtactttattcctCGTCGGCGATTTATCTGATTAAATCGAAGAATAATCAGATTGTTACTTCCGGTGGATTTTCCGGCGTGATTCGGATTGCTGTTTTGCCAAATTCAGCGATGGAATCGGGGAACATTCTTGATCGGTACAGTGGATGTTACCCTGTTTCTGGGTATGTGAAGTTGTCTGAAAATTTTGGGTTCAAATACAAATGGCAGAAGAAAGGAAGTGGCGGCCTTCTCATGTTGGCTCACCCATTGCACCGGCAAATTTTGTCGAGAAATCAAACCGTTCTTCCGAATCTCCGGTACGGCAGCATCGACGGCGACCTTCTGGGAGTCGTCGGAGATTCGTGGGATTTGAATTTTAATCCGGTTCCGATCACTTGGCATTCAATCAACGGAATCGACAAAAAGTTCTTCCCTGAAATTGTCGCGGCTCTTAAACGAGACGTTGCGACTTTAAACGTTACAGAGCTTTCGTCAACGGCGTCGTCTTATTTCTACGCAAAGTTGTTGGCCAGAGCTGCGAGATTGGCACTGATCGCAGAGGAGGTGGATAACGGCGCCGGTGTCATTCCGGCGGTGGTGAGATTCCTGAAAAACGGGATTCAGCCATGGCTGATCGGGAAATTTCCGAAAAATGGATTTCTATATGAAAGAAAATGGGCTGGATTGGTAACGAAGAACGGAGCTACAAGTACAACAGAGGATTTCGGATTTGGAATCTACAACGATCATCATTTCCATTTGGGTTATTTCGTGTACTCAATCGCCGTTCTTGCCAAACTCGACCCAAATTGGGGAAAACAATTCAAGCCTCAAGCGTACGCTTTGGTTTACGATTACATGAATTTCAGACCCAAAAAATCCCAATTCTCAATTCCGTTTAGAAACTTCGATTTCTGGAAGCTCCACTCGTGGGCCGCCGGATTAACGGAATTCCCCGACGGCCGGAATCAGGAAAGCACAAGCGAAGCCGTCAACGCCTATTACGCGGCGGCGCTGATGGGTTTGGCTTACGACGATGAGTCTCTGACGGCCGCTGGGTCGACCCTGACTGCGGCTGAGATTGCGGCGACGCAGACATGGTGGCATGTGAAGAGCGAAAAAAACTGGATTTACGACAAGGGATTTGAAGAGGAAAACAGAGTAGTGGGGATATTGTGGAGTGCGGCAAGGGAGAGTCGGTTGTGGTTTGCGCCGGCGGAGTGGAGGGAGTGTAGAGTTGGGATACAGGTGTTGCCGGTATTGCCGGTGTCGGAGAGGGTGTTTTCCGACAAGGGGTTTGTGAAGGAGGTTGTGGAGTGGGTGTCACGGGCGTTGGAACGGGAAGACGCCGGCGAAGGATGGAAGGGATTTGCGTATGCTTTGGAAGGGATTTATGATAAGAAGAGTGCGATTGAGAAGGTAAAGAAGTTGAAGAAGCATGATGATGGGAATTCTCTCAGTAATCTTTTGTGGTGGATTTACAGTCGGCCGGAGGGACGAGGCTGA